Proteins encoded within one genomic window of [Enterobacter] lignolyticus SCF1:
- the rpoZ gene encoding DNA-directed RNA polymerase subunit omega — translation MARVTVQDAVEKIGNRFDLVLVAARRARQMQVGGKDPLVPEENDKTTVIALREIEEGLINNQILDVRERQEQQEQEAAELQAVTAIAEGRR, via the coding sequence ATGGCACGCGTAACTGTTCAGGACGCTGTAGAGAAAATTGGTAACCGTTTTGACCTGGTACTGGTCGCCGCGCGTCGCGCTCGTCAGATGCAGGTAGGCGGCAAGGATCCGCTGGTACCGGAAGAAAACGATAAAACCACCGTTATCGCGCTGCGCGAAATCGAAGAAGGTCTGATCAACAACCAGATCCTCGACGTACGCGAGCGCCAGGAGCAGCAAGAGCAGGAAGCCGCAGAACTGCAGGCCGTAACCGCCATTGCTGAAGGTCGTCGTTAA
- the ligB gene encoding NAD-dependent DNA ligase LigB — MWRWTCGLMMMWCGYALAVCPVWAPAKAEQEMAALNAQLTRWSEAYWREGASAVSDEVYDQLSARLKQWQRCFSQERTAEEAPAIGGAVKHPVAHTGVRKMASKAALEQWMRTRQGLWVQPKVDGVAVTLVYRQGRLVRAISRGDGLKGEDWTAKARVIAAIPQQTQGPLANSVLQGEIFWRQDNHIQQRMGGMNARAKAAGAMMRQSDGDALAHLGLFIWEWPDGPQTMPERLAALAAAGFRLTADWTLPVNTIGDVEQRRAAWFSAPLPFATDGIIIRAAQEPAGERWLPGEGGWVVAWKYAPASQVAQVKTIRFAVGRTGKVAVIAALEPVVLDDKRVQRVSLGSVARWRALDIAPGDQILVSLAGQGIPRVDGVVWRGVDRQKPSPPVPRYNALTCLYASPECMAQFIARLVWLSSRQALDIEGVGNAGWQILYQAHHFEHLFSWLQLTPAQLQATPGLSPARGLTLWHRFNLAREQPFIRWIVAMGAPLAQAALKAAGDRSWQAMRQRSEADWRTLPGMGEEKARQIVSWLHHPQVEALAGWLAGLRIPGF; from the coding sequence ATGTGGCGATGGACTTGTGGGTTAATGATGATGTGGTGCGGTTACGCGCTGGCGGTGTGCCCCGTCTGGGCACCCGCGAAAGCGGAGCAGGAGATGGCGGCGCTGAACGCGCAGCTGACGCGCTGGAGCGAGGCGTACTGGCGCGAGGGGGCCAGCGCGGTGAGCGACGAGGTGTATGACCAGCTCAGCGCGCGCCTGAAGCAGTGGCAGCGCTGCTTTAGCCAGGAGCGGACTGCGGAGGAGGCGCCCGCCATCGGCGGCGCCGTGAAACACCCGGTTGCCCATACCGGCGTACGTAAGATGGCGAGCAAAGCGGCGCTTGAGCAATGGATGCGTACGCGTCAGGGGCTGTGGGTTCAGCCTAAAGTGGACGGCGTGGCGGTCACGCTCGTCTATCGGCAGGGCCGCCTGGTGCGGGCCATCAGCCGCGGCGATGGGCTGAAGGGCGAAGACTGGACGGCAAAAGCGCGGGTCATTGCCGCGATACCGCAGCAGACGCAGGGGCCGCTGGCGAACAGCGTGCTGCAGGGTGAGATTTTCTGGCGGCAGGACAACCATATCCAGCAGCGTATGGGCGGCATGAATGCCCGCGCTAAGGCGGCGGGGGCGATGATGCGTCAGAGCGATGGCGACGCGCTGGCGCATCTCGGCCTCTTTATCTGGGAATGGCCGGACGGGCCGCAGACGATGCCGGAACGCCTTGCCGCGCTAGCGGCGGCAGGTTTTCGCTTAACGGCCGACTGGACGCTGCCGGTGAACACAATCGGCGATGTCGAGCAACGTCGGGCCGCGTGGTTTAGCGCGCCGCTGCCGTTTGCGACGGACGGTATTATCATTCGCGCGGCGCAGGAACCGGCGGGCGAGCGGTGGCTGCCCGGCGAGGGCGGCTGGGTAGTGGCGTGGAAATACGCCCCGGCAAGCCAGGTGGCGCAAGTGAAAACCATCCGCTTCGCCGTTGGGCGTACGGGGAAGGTGGCGGTTATCGCGGCGCTTGAACCCGTCGTGCTCGACGATAAGCGGGTACAGCGCGTGAGCCTCGGGAGCGTTGCGCGCTGGCGGGCGCTGGATATCGCGCCGGGCGATCAAATTCTGGTAAGCCTTGCGGGACAGGGCATCCCGAGGGTCGACGGCGTGGTGTGGCGCGGGGTGGACAGACAGAAACCGTCGCCGCCGGTTCCCCGTTACAACGCGCTGACCTGCCTGTACGCCTCTCCTGAATGCATGGCGCAATTCATCGCCCGTCTTGTCTGGCTAAGCTCAAGGCAGGCGCTGGATATCGAAGGTGTAGGCAATGCGGGCTGGCAGATTTTGTATCAGGCGCACCATTTCGAACACCTTTTTTCATGGCTGCAGCTAACGCCGGCGCAGTTACAGGCGACGCCGGGGCTGTCTCCCGCGCGCGGGTTAACCTTATGGCACCGTTTCAACCTGGCGCGGGAGCAGCCGTTCATACGCTGGATAGTGGCGATGGGCGCGCCGCTGGCGCAGGCGGCATTAAAGGCCGCCGGGGATCGCTCATGGCAGGCGATGCGCCAGCGCAGCGAGGCTGACTGGCGGACGCTGCCAGGGATGGGGGAGGAGAAGGCGCGGCAAATCGTAAGTTGGCTCCACCATCCGCAGGTGGAGGCGCTGGCCGGGTGGTTAGCCGGGCTGCGCATCCCCGGGTTTTAA
- the fpr gene encoding ferredoxin--NADP(+) reductase, whose translation MADWVTGKVTNIEFWTDTLFSLTVHAPVHPFTAGQFTKLGLEIDGERVQRAYSYVNAPGNPELEFYLVTVPDGKLSPRLAALKPGDEVQVVSEAAGFFVLEEVPACDNLWMLATGTALGPYLSILQEGRDLDRFNNLVLVHAVRYAADLSYLPLMRELEQRYGGKLLIQTVVSRESVAGSLTGRVPALIDSGALESAVGLTMTAENSHVMLCGNPQMVRDTQQLLKETRQMTKHLRRRPGHMTAEHYW comes from the coding sequence ATGGCGGACTGGGTCACAGGAAAAGTCACCAACATTGAGTTCTGGACAGACACCTTGTTCAGCCTCACCGTACATGCCCCCGTACATCCCTTCACGGCCGGACAGTTCACCAAGCTTGGGCTGGAGATCGACGGCGAGCGCGTACAGCGCGCCTATTCCTACGTCAACGCGCCGGGAAACCCCGAGCTGGAGTTTTATCTGGTCACGGTGCCGGACGGTAAGCTGAGTCCGCGCCTGGCGGCGCTGAAGCCCGGCGATGAGGTTCAGGTGGTGAGCGAGGCGGCGGGCTTCTTTGTACTGGAGGAGGTTCCGGCCTGCGATAACCTGTGGATGCTGGCGACCGGCACGGCGCTGGGCCCTTACCTCTCAATCCTGCAGGAAGGCCGCGATCTCGACCGCTTCAATAACCTGGTGCTGGTGCATGCGGTGCGCTATGCCGCGGATTTAAGCTATCTGCCGCTGATGCGCGAGCTGGAGCAGCGCTATGGCGGCAAACTGCTTATTCAAACCGTGGTGAGCCGGGAAAGCGTCGCCGGTTCGCTGACCGGGCGCGTCCCGGCGCTTATCGACAGCGGCGCGCTGGAATCGGCCGTCGGCCTGACGATGACCGCTGAAAACAGCCATGTGATGCTGTGCGGCAACCCACAGATGGTGCGCGACACCCAGCAGCTGCTGAAAGAGACCCGACAGATGACCAAACACCTGCGCCGTCGGCCGGGCCACATGACCGCCGAGCACTACTGGTAA
- the gmk gene encoding guanylate kinase yields the protein MAQGTLYIVSAPSGAGKSSLIQALLKTQPLYDTQVSVSHTTRAPRPGEVHGEHYFFVNHDEFRTMIGRDAFLEHAEVFGNFYGTSRETIEQVLKTGVDVFLDIDWQGAQQIREKMPDARSIFILPPSKDELDRRLRGRGQDSEDVIAKRMAQAVAEMSHYAEYDYLIVNDDFDTALGDLKTIIRAERLRMSRQKQRHDALISKLLAD from the coding sequence ATGGCTCAAGGCACGCTTTATATTGTTTCTGCCCCAAGTGGCGCGGGTAAATCCAGCCTTATTCAGGCACTGTTGAAAACCCAACCGTTGTACGATACGCAGGTTTCTGTTTCACACACCACGCGGGCGCCGCGTCCTGGTGAAGTGCACGGTGAACACTATTTCTTTGTTAATCATGACGAATTCAGAACGATGATTGGCAGAGACGCTTTCCTTGAGCATGCGGAAGTTTTTGGCAATTTCTACGGCACTTCTCGTGAAACTATCGAGCAGGTGCTGAAAACCGGCGTCGACGTGTTTCTCGACATCGACTGGCAGGGCGCACAGCAAATCCGGGAAAAAATGCCGGACGCGCGCAGCATCTTTATTCTGCCGCCGTCGAAAGACGAACTGGATCGCCGCCTGCGCGGCCGCGGCCAGGACAGCGAAGACGTTATCGCCAAACGCATGGCGCAGGCGGTTGCAGAAATGAGCCACTACGCCGAATATGATTACCTGATTGTGAATGATGATTTTGATACCGCCCTGGGCGATTTGAAAACCATCATCCGCGCTGAACGTCTGCGCATGAGCCGCCAAAAGCAGCGACATGACGCTTTAATCAGCAAACTATTGGCAGACTGA
- the trmH gene encoding tRNA (guanosine(18)-2'-O)-methyltransferase TrmH: MNSQRYARIREMLARRQPDLTVCMEQVHKPHNVSAIVRTADAVGVHEVHAVWPGNRMRTMASTAAGSNSWVSVKTHRTIGDAVAQLKGRGMQILATHLSDSAVDFREIDYTRPTCILMGQEKTGITEEALALADQDIIIPMIGMVQSLNVSVASALILYEAQRQRQNAGMYLRENSTLPQEEQQRLLFEGGYPVLAKVAKRKGLPYPHVNDSGEIDADAAWWATMQAAG; this comes from the coding sequence ATGAATTCACAGCGTTATGCGCGTATCCGTGAGATGCTCGCCAGGCGTCAGCCTGACCTGACGGTCTGCATGGAGCAGGTCCATAAACCCCATAACGTCTCGGCGATCGTACGTACCGCCGATGCCGTCGGCGTCCACGAAGTGCACGCCGTGTGGCCGGGCAACCGCATGCGCACGATGGCCTCTACCGCCGCGGGCAGCAACAGCTGGGTGTCGGTGAAAACCCACCGCACCATCGGCGACGCCGTAGCACAGCTGAAAGGCCGCGGCATGCAGATCCTCGCCACGCATCTTTCTGACAGCGCCGTCGATTTTCGCGAGATAGACTACACCCGCCCGACCTGCATCCTGATGGGGCAGGAGAAAACCGGTATCACCGAAGAAGCGCTGGCGCTGGCTGACCAGGACATCATCATCCCGATGATCGGCATGGTGCAGTCGCTGAACGTCTCCGTCGCCTCCGCGCTTATCCTCTACGAGGCGCAGCGCCAGCGGCAAAATGCCGGCATGTACCTGCGCGAAAACAGCACGCTGCCGCAGGAAGAGCAGCAGCGTTTGCTGTTTGAAGGCGGCTATCCGGTGCTGGCGAAAGTGGCGAAACGCAAAGGCCTTCCCTACCCGCACGTCAACGACAGCGGCGAAATCGACGCTGATGCCGCGTGGTGGGCGACCATGCAGGCGGCAGGTTAA
- the spoT gene encoding bifunctional GTP diphosphokinase/guanosine-3',5'-bis pyrophosphate 3'-pyrophosphohydrolase, whose protein sequence is MYLFESLNQLIQTYLPPDQIKRLQQAYLVARDAHEGQTRSSGEPYITHPVAVACILAEMKLDYETLMAALLHDVIEDTPATYQDMEQLFGKSVAELVEGVSKLDKLKFRDKKEAQAENFRKMIMAMVQDIRVILIKLADRTHNMRTLGSLRPDKRRRIARETLEIYSPLAHRLGIHHIKTELEELGFEALYPNRYRVIKEVVKAARGNRKEMIQKILSEIEGRLQEAGIPCRVSGREKHLYSIYCKMVLKEQRFHSIMDIYAFRVIVHDVDTCYRVLGQMHSLYKPRPGRVKDYIAIPKANGYQSLHTSMIGPHGVPVEVQIRTEDMDMMAEMGVAAHWAYKQNGESSTTAQIRAQRWMQSLLELQQSAGSSFEFIESVKSDLFPDEIYVFTPEGRIVELPAGATPVDFAYAVHTDIGHACVGARVDRQPYPLSQSLSSGQTVEIITAPGARPNAAWLNFVVSSKARARIRQMLKNLKRDDSVSLGRRLLNHALGGSRKLAEIPPENIQRELERMKLAALDDLLAEIGLGNAMSVVVAKNLQQGETTAPSTNATSHGHLPIKGADGVLITFAKCCRPIPGDPIIAHVSPGKGLVIHHESCRNIRGYQKEPEKFMAVEWDKETEQEFITEIKVDMFNHQGALANLTAAINTASSNIQSLNTEEKDGRVYSAFIRLTARDRVHLANIMRKIRVMPDVIKVTRNRN, encoded by the coding sequence TTGTATCTGTTTGAAAGCCTGAATCAGCTGATTCAAACCTACCTGCCGCCAGACCAGATCAAGCGTCTGCAGCAGGCGTATCTCGTTGCACGTGACGCTCACGAGGGGCAAACACGTTCAAGCGGTGAACCCTATATCACGCATCCGGTAGCGGTGGCCTGTATTCTGGCCGAGATGAAGCTCGACTATGAAACGCTGATGGCCGCGCTGCTGCATGACGTGATTGAAGATACCCCCGCCACCTACCAGGACATGGAACAGCTGTTTGGCAAAAGCGTTGCCGAACTGGTGGAAGGGGTATCCAAACTTGATAAGCTCAAGTTCCGCGATAAGAAAGAGGCGCAGGCCGAAAACTTTCGCAAGATGATTATGGCGATGGTGCAGGATATCCGCGTCATTCTCATCAAACTCGCCGACCGCACCCACAATATGCGCACGCTGGGCTCATTACGCCCGGATAAGCGCCGCCGCATCGCCCGCGAAACGCTGGAAATTTACAGCCCGCTGGCGCACCGCTTAGGTATTCACCACATTAAAACCGAGCTCGAAGAGCTGGGCTTTGAAGCGCTGTATCCTAACCGCTACCGCGTCATCAAAGAGGTGGTTAAAGCGGCCCGCGGCAACCGTAAAGAGATGATTCAAAAGATCCTCTCCGAAATCGAGGGGCGTTTGCAGGAAGCGGGAATTCCGTGCCGCGTCAGCGGTCGCGAAAAGCATCTGTACTCGATCTACTGCAAAATGGTGCTTAAAGAGCAGCGTTTTCACTCGATCATGGATATTTACGCCTTTCGCGTGATCGTCCACGACGTCGATACCTGCTATCGCGTGCTCGGCCAGATGCACAGCCTGTACAAGCCGCGTCCCGGCCGCGTCAAAGACTACATCGCCATTCCGAAAGCGAACGGCTACCAGTCGCTGCACACCTCAATGATTGGTCCGCACGGCGTGCCGGTAGAAGTCCAGATCCGGACCGAAGACATGGACATGATGGCGGAGATGGGCGTTGCCGCCCACTGGGCCTACAAGCAGAACGGCGAAAGCAGCACTACCGCGCAAATCCGCGCGCAGCGCTGGATGCAAAGCCTGCTGGAGCTGCAGCAGAGCGCCGGCAGCTCGTTCGAATTTATCGAGAGCGTTAAATCCGATCTTTTCCCGGATGAGATTTACGTTTTCACCCCAGAAGGCCGCATCGTCGAACTGCCTGCTGGCGCCACGCCGGTGGATTTCGCCTATGCGGTACATACCGATATCGGCCATGCCTGCGTCGGCGCCCGCGTCGACCGCCAGCCGTATCCGCTGTCGCAGTCGCTTTCCAGCGGCCAGACGGTAGAAATTATTACCGCGCCGGGCGCCCGCCCGAACGCCGCCTGGCTGAACTTTGTCGTGAGCTCCAAAGCGCGCGCCCGAATTCGCCAGATGCTGAAAAACCTCAAGCGTGACGATTCGGTCAGCCTTGGCCGTCGCCTGCTGAACCACGCGCTCGGCGGCAGCCGTAAGCTTGCCGAGATCCCGCCGGAAAACATCCAGCGTGAGCTTGAGCGGATGAAGCTCGCCGCCCTTGACGACCTGCTGGCCGAAATCGGGCTTGGCAACGCCATGAGCGTGGTGGTCGCGAAAAACCTGCAGCAGGGCGAGACTACCGCGCCGTCAACCAACGCGACGAGCCATGGGCATTTGCCTATCAAGGGCGCCGACGGCGTGCTCATCACCTTCGCGAAGTGCTGCCGCCCGATTCCTGGCGATCCGATCATCGCTCACGTCAGCCCCGGCAAAGGGCTGGTTATCCACCACGAGTCCTGTCGCAACATTCGCGGCTACCAGAAAGAGCCGGAAAAATTCATGGCCGTGGAGTGGGATAAAGAGACGGAGCAGGAATTTATCACCGAGATCAAGGTGGATATGTTCAACCACCAGGGGGCGCTGGCGAACCTTACCGCTGCGATCAATACCGCCTCTTCCAACATTCAGAGTCTGAATACGGAAGAGAAAGATGGCCGCGTGTACAGCGCCTTTATTCGTCTGACCGCCCGCGACCGTGTGCATCTGGCGAACATCATGCGCAAAATTCGCGTCATGCCGGATGTGATTAAAGTCACCCGTAACCGAAATTAG
- the recG gene encoding ATP-dependent DNA helicase RecG: MQGRLLDAVPLSALTGVGAAQTNKLAKIGLHNVQDLLLHLPLRYEDRTHLYTINDLLPGVYATVEGEVLNCNITFGGRRMMTCQISDGTGILTMRFFNFNAAMKNSLAAGKRVLAYGEARRGKYGAEMIHPEYRVQGDLSTPALQETLTPVYPTTEGVRQATLRKLTDQALDLLETCAIAELLPPELAQGMMSLPEALRTLHRPPPSLQLSDLESGQHPAQRRLIMEELLAHNLSMLALRAGAQRYHAQPLSPRDNLKQALLDALPFRPTGAQARVVGEIEHDMAQDVPMMRLVQGDVGSGKTLVAALAALRAIAHGNQVALMAPTELLAEQHANNFRAWFAPLGVEVGWLAGKQKGKARLAQQEAIASGQVQMIVGTHAIFQEQVQFNGLALVIIDEQHRFGVHQRLALWEKGQQQGFHPHQLIMTATPIPRTLAMTAYADLDTSVIDELPPGRTPVTTVAIADTRRSDIIDRVRHACTAEGRQAYWVCTLIEESELLEAQAAEATWEELKLALPELNIGLVHGRMKPAEKQAVMQGFKQGELHLLIATTVIEVGVDVPNASLMIIENPERLGLAQLHQLRGRVGRGAVASHCVLLYKSPLSKTAQMRLQVLRDSNDGFVIAQKDLEIRGPGELLGTRQTGNAEFKVADLLRDQAIIPDVQRIARHIHEKYPQQALALIERWMPETERYSNA, encoded by the coding sequence ATGCAGGGGCGCTTACTGGATGCCGTGCCATTAAGTGCATTAACCGGCGTTGGCGCGGCGCAAACCAATAAACTCGCAAAAATCGGTCTGCACAACGTGCAGGATCTGCTGCTGCACCTGCCGTTACGCTACGAAGACCGCACCCATCTCTATACCATCAATGACCTGCTGCCGGGCGTTTACGCCACGGTAGAAGGCGAAGTGCTCAACTGCAATATCACCTTTGGCGGCCGCCGGATGATGACCTGCCAGATTAGCGACGGCACCGGCATCCTCACCATGCGCTTTTTCAACTTCAACGCGGCGATGAAAAACAGCCTCGCCGCGGGAAAACGCGTGCTTGCTTACGGCGAAGCCAGACGCGGCAAATACGGCGCGGAGATGATCCACCCGGAATACCGCGTGCAGGGCGACCTCAGCACGCCGGCGCTACAGGAAACGTTGACCCCGGTCTACCCCACGACCGAGGGCGTACGGCAGGCCACCCTGCGCAAGCTCACCGACCAGGCGCTGGACCTGCTGGAAACCTGCGCCATCGCCGAACTACTGCCGCCCGAACTGGCGCAGGGAATGATGAGCCTGCCCGAAGCGCTGCGCACGCTACACCGCCCGCCACCGTCGCTACAGCTGAGCGACCTCGAAAGCGGGCAGCACCCTGCGCAGCGTCGTCTGATTATGGAAGAGCTGCTGGCGCATAACCTGAGCATGCTGGCGCTGCGCGCCGGGGCTCAGCGCTATCATGCCCAGCCGCTGTCGCCGCGGGATAACCTCAAGCAGGCGCTGCTCGATGCGCTGCCGTTCAGGCCAACGGGCGCGCAGGCGCGGGTGGTGGGCGAAATTGAGCATGATATGGCGCAGGATGTTCCGATGATGCGCCTGGTGCAGGGCGACGTCGGCTCAGGAAAAACGCTGGTCGCCGCGCTGGCCGCGCTGCGGGCGATTGCCCACGGCAACCAGGTGGCGCTGATGGCGCCCACCGAACTGCTTGCCGAGCAACATGCAAACAACTTTCGCGCCTGGTTCGCGCCGCTCGGCGTCGAAGTGGGCTGGCTGGCGGGTAAGCAAAAGGGCAAGGCGCGTCTCGCTCAGCAGGAGGCTATCGCCAGCGGTCAGGTGCAGATGATTGTCGGTACCCACGCCATCTTCCAGGAGCAGGTGCAGTTCAACGGCCTGGCGCTGGTGATTATCGACGAACAGCACCGCTTTGGCGTGCATCAGCGGCTGGCGCTGTGGGAAAAAGGCCAGCAGCAGGGCTTTCACCCGCACCAGCTGATCATGACCGCCACCCCCATTCCGCGCACTCTGGCGATGACCGCCTACGCCGATCTCGACACCTCCGTTATCGACGAACTACCGCCGGGCCGCACGCCGGTCACCACCGTCGCCATTGCCGACACCCGCCGCAGCGATATTATCGACCGGGTACGCCACGCCTGCACCGCCGAGGGCCGTCAGGCCTACTGGGTGTGTACGCTGATTGAAGAGTCAGAGCTGCTGGAAGCCCAGGCGGCGGAGGCTACCTGGGAGGAGCTAAAATTAGCCCTGCCGGAACTGAATATCGGGTTGGTTCACGGGCGCATGAAGCCTGCCGAGAAGCAGGCGGTGATGCAGGGATTCAAGCAGGGCGAGCTGCATCTGCTGATCGCCACCACCGTGATTGAGGTCGGGGTGGATGTGCCGAACGCCAGCCTGATGATCATCGAAAACCCGGAGCGCCTGGGACTGGCCCAGCTGCACCAGCTCAGAGGCCGCGTCGGGCGCGGCGCGGTCGCCTCACACTGCGTGCTGCTCTATAAATCGCCGCTGTCGAAAACCGCGCAGATGCGTCTGCAGGTGCTGCGCGACAGCAACGACGGTTTCGTGATTGCGCAAAAAGATCTGGAGATCCGCGGCCCTGGCGAACTGCTCGGCACCCGCCAGACCGGCAACGCCGAATTTAAAGTCGCCGACCTGCTGCGCGATCAGGCCATTATTCCTGACGTTCAGCGCATTGCGCGCCATATTCACGAAAAATACCCGCAGCAGGCGCTGGCGCTTATTGAGCGCTGGATGCCGGAAACCGAACGATATTCCAACGCGTAG
- a CDS encoding DUF805 domain-containing protein, which translates to MTLQQWLFSINGRIGRRDFWVWIGIWVLAMIVLFTLAGSGWLSLQTAAFALVCLLWPTAAVTVKRLHDRGKSGIWALLMILAWMLLAGNWAMLPGVWQWGVGRFIPTLIIVMMLIDLGAFVGTQGENKYGKDTQDVKYR; encoded by the coding sequence ATGACCCTGCAGCAGTGGTTATTTTCAATCAACGGCCGTATTGGACGCCGTGACTTCTGGGTGTGGATCGGCATTTGGGTGCTGGCCATGATTGTGCTCTTCACGCTTGCCGGCAGCGGCTGGCTGAGCCTGCAGACCGCGGCGTTCGCGCTGGTGTGCCTGCTGTGGCCGACGGCGGCGGTGACCGTCAAACGGCTGCACGACCGCGGGAAATCCGGTATCTGGGCGCTGCTGATGATTCTGGCCTGGATGCTGCTGGCAGGGAACTGGGCGATGCTGCCGGGCGTCTGGCAGTGGGGCGTCGGGCGGTTTATCCCAACGCTTATCATCGTCATGATGCTGATTGACCTTGGCGCGTTTGTCGGCACCCAGGGCGAGAACAAGTACGGCAAGGATACTCAGGACGTGAAGTATCGCTGA
- the glpX gene encoding class II fructose-bisphosphatase, protein MRRELAIEFSRVTEAAALAGYKWLGRGDKNAADGAAVHAMRIMLNQVNIDGTIVIGEGEIDEAPMLYIGEQVGTGNGDAVDIAVDPIEGTRMTAMGQANALAVLAVGDKGCFLNAPDMYMEKLIVGPGAKGVIDLSLPLADNLRNIAAALGKPLDELTVTILAKPRHDAVIDELQQLGVRVFAIPDGDVAASILTCMPDSEVDVLYGIGGAPEGVVSAAVIRALDGDMQGRLLARHEVKGDSDENRRIGESELARCAAMGIEAGKVLRLDDMARSDNVIFSATGITKGDLLEGISRKGNMATTETLLIRGKSRTIRRIQSIHYLDRKDPDVQRHIL, encoded by the coding sequence ATGAGACGAGAACTTGCCATCGAATTTTCACGCGTTACCGAAGCGGCGGCGCTTGCGGGCTACAAATGGCTAGGGCGCGGCGATAAAAACGCGGCCGACGGCGCGGCGGTACACGCCATGCGCATCATGCTTAACCAGGTCAATATCGATGGCACCATCGTTATCGGCGAAGGGGAGATCGACGAGGCGCCGATGCTCTATATCGGCGAACAGGTCGGGACCGGCAACGGCGACGCGGTGGATATCGCCGTCGACCCTATCGAAGGCACGCGCATGACGGCGATGGGCCAGGCCAACGCGCTGGCGGTACTGGCGGTCGGCGATAAGGGCTGTTTCCTGAACGCGCCGGACATGTACATGGAAAAACTGATTGTCGGCCCGGGCGCCAAAGGGGTTATCGACCTCAGTCTGCCGCTGGCGGACAACCTGCGCAACATCGCAGCGGCGCTTGGCAAACCGCTCGACGAGCTGACCGTCACTATTCTGGCGAAACCGCGTCATGACGCGGTTATCGATGAACTCCAGCAGCTCGGCGTGCGCGTATTCGCCATTCCGGACGGCGACGTTGCCGCCTCTATCCTCACCTGCATGCCAGACAGCGAAGTCGACGTCCTGTACGGTATCGGCGGCGCGCCGGAAGGCGTTGTCTCCGCGGCGGTGATCCGCGCGCTGGACGGCGACATGCAGGGCCGTCTGCTGGCCCGCCACGAGGTGAAAGGCGACAGCGACGAAAATCGCCGTATCGGCGAGAGCGAACTTGCCCGCTGCGCGGCGATGGGCATTGAGGCCGGCAAGGTGCTGCGTCTGGACGATATGGCGCGCAGCGATAACGTGATTTTCTCCGCCACCGGCATCACCAAAGGCGATCTGCTGGAGGGCATCAGCCGTAAAGGCAACATGGCCACCACTGAAACGCTGCTGATCCGCGGCAAATCCCGCACCATCCGCCGTATTCAGTCCATCCACTATCTCGACCGCAAAGACCCGGACGTACAGCGCCATATCCTTTGA
- a CDS encoding DUF1454 family protein, with translation MNKWLTLCFIGLVGLTAGQRALSADESGTTAAPYLLSGAPTFDLSISQFREKFNADNPSLQLNEFRAIATSRDPQNLTRAASKINENLYASTALEPGTMKIKSMQITWLPIQGPEQKAAKAKALEYMAAVLRLFTPAMTRPQSLQKLQKLLTSGKNKHYYASIEGAIRYVVADNGEKGLTFAVEPIKLALSETLQGENK, from the coding sequence ATGAATAAGTGGCTGACTCTGTGTTTCATCGGGCTTGTGGGGCTGACGGCGGGCCAACGCGCCCTGTCTGCGGACGAGTCCGGGACAACGGCGGCCCCGTATCTGCTCTCCGGCGCGCCGACGTTCGATCTCTCCATCAGCCAGTTTCGGGAGAAATTCAACGCCGACAACCCTTCCCTGCAACTCAATGAGTTTCGCGCCATCGCCACCAGCCGCGACCCGCAGAACCTGACCCGCGCGGCGAGCAAAATCAATGAGAACCTGTACGCCTCGACCGCCCTTGAGCCCGGGACGATGAAGATTAAGTCGATGCAAATCACCTGGCTGCCGATTCAGGGGCCAGAGCAGAAAGCCGCCAAAGCGAAAGCGCTGGAGTATATGGCCGCGGTGCTGCGCCTCTTCACCCCGGCGATGACCAGGCCGCAAAGCCTGCAAAAACTGCAAAAGCTGCTGACCTCCGGGAAGAACAAACACTATTACGCCAGCATCGAAGGCGCGATTCGCTATGTGGTGGCAGATAACGGCGAAAAGGGGCTGACCTTCGCTGTTGAACCGATTAAGCTGGCGCTATCTGAAACGCTGCAAGGCGAGAATAAATGA